In the genome of Ursus arctos isolate Adak ecotype North America unplaced genomic scaffold, UrsArc2.0 scaffold_22, whole genome shotgun sequence, the window gaaataaatttataaatttaacgaAATAGATCCTCCTGGCAAGAGCCCTTAAAGATCATTTACTTTACTCCACAacactcaaatattttaaaaattaaaaaaaacaacaacaacaaccttaGTTCAGAGATCAGAGGCAACTTAGTCACTATCATATAGCTAGTGTCTGATGAGGAACAGAATATGGACTTCCTGGGCTCCTGTCTTGTTTTTTGGTCCACACTTTCAAAATGAAGTTAAGGGAgaataaagatacagaaataatggagtcatcatcatcatctcttaacaggaccctgggattatgtattgttagagattcttttttttaataatatttattttgttatattagtcaccatagagtacatccccagtttttgatgcaatgttccatgattcatcacttgcatataacacccagtgcaccatgcaatatgtgccctccttaatacccatcaccagcctatcccaatcccccacctccctcccctctgaagccctcagtttgtttcccagagtccacagtctctcatggttcattcccccttctgtttacccccccttcattcttcccttccttctcctaccgatcttcctatttttcatattccataaatgagtgaaaccatataattgtctttctctgcttgacttatttcgcttagcataatctcctccagtcccatccatgttgctgtgaatgttgtgtaatcgttctttctgatggctgagtaatatttcattgtatatatgttccgcatcttcttcttcttttttttttaagattttatttatttatttgacagagagagagacagccagcaagagagggaacacaggcagggggagcgggagaggaagaagcaggctcctagaggagaagcctgatgtggggctcgatcccagaacactgggatcatgccctgagccgaaggcaaatgcttaacgacagcgccacccaggcgcccctggaccacatctttttaatccagtcatctgttgaagggcatctcggctccttccacgatttagctattgtggacaacgctgctatgaacattggggtgcatatggcccttctcttcactacgtttgtatctttggggtaaatacctagtagtgcaattgctggatcatagggtagctcctaATATAATCAGGGTTGTAAGACTGTTCTCTCTACAAAGATAGGAACTCTGTGTGAATGACATTCACACTTCCCTAATCTCAGCACTCAATTCCCTTAGTGGACTGAAGAGGGGACACAAGCATAAGGATATGGGAGAGATTTTTCCACTTTCCACCTATCTCCATAGACTTTAATCCTTAAATTAGTTTTAGGTTGTCCTCTCCTAGCAACCATACCACACTTTATATTAGAAATGCTAGAAAAATTTGGTAGCTATGTTTTTATACAATATTTCATCTCTTGATTGAGACAGTGTTATGTGGGGAAAACAAATACCTGATATGAGTTTCTTATTATGATCTCTTGTCTGAAAGTTCACTAGTgcctgtgtgtttctttttgaTTACAGCTTTGAATAGATGGCGAAGGGAATTTATGTAGTCAACAGCATAAGCACAGAATGTCGACTTCATAACATAAGGCTCATGGTGATGGTGTGTTAATCCAGACTGTTTTACTCTAGACTATTGATTACTCCAAATGACACAGCATGGTCTTTTTCAATGGTAGTACCTACAGACCTTTTCTACTGAGTGGTTTCCCTGGTCTGGAAGAGTCTCATccagttatttccattttgttttgtgcCCTCTACCTGATCGCTCTAATGGGGAACATCACCATCTTAGTGGTTATTCGGGTGGAACGGTCACTTCATGCACCCATGTACCTTTTTCTCTCCATGCTGGCTGCTACTGACCTGGGACTCTGTGCTGCCACACTGCCCACGCTGCTCAAGCTTTTCTGGTTTAATGTTCGTGAAATAGACTTTGATGCCTGCCTCATTCAGATGTTCTTCATTCATGTGTTTTCCTTAATGGAGTCCGGCATCCTCCTCACCATGGCTTTtgaccgctacgtggccatctCCAACCCACTCAGGTACACTACTATTTTGACCGATTCCACCATCGCCAAGATAGGTGTGGGGCTTCCGCTACGGGCTGTGGCTGTCATCTTCCCAGGACCCTTTCTCATTAAGCGACTCAGGTTTTGTAAGGCTAATGTGCTCTCCCACTCCTACTGCCTACATCCAGATATCATTAAGCTCTCCTGTTCTGACCACCGAATAAATAGCATCTATGGCCTCATCATCATTCTCATCACCTTTGGAGTGGACTCTGTACTCATTCTCCTATCTTATTTGAAGATTCTGATCACTGTGCTAGGCATTGCCTCTCGGGAAGAACAATTCAAGGCCCTTAACACTTGTGTCTCCCACATTTGTGCTGTGTTGCTGGTCTATGTCCCTATGCTGGGGGTATCCATTATCCATCGCTTTGGGAAACATGTTCCACCCATGGTGCATATTATCATGGGTTACGTATACCTACTGATTCCTCCTGTTCTCAACCCTGTTGTATACTGTGTTAAAACCCAGGAGATACGCACACGTATTCTAGGTAATCTCCTGAAATTATAGCAGAGAGTACTGCAGGGTCACTTTTATATTTCTGGAATAATCCTTATGAAATCAACTTCTAACTTGAGCAAAGAAAACATATATCTCTGAGAAATAGTCATATATCCACAGTCTTCACGTACATATTTGTCTCTCACTCTTCTGGAAGTTTTTGAAGATGATAACAATATCTTATGACTTTTCATTTCCCTAAAGTAACTCCACAAAGAGATAATAAATAGTCATACCAATAAAGGATGAGTTCTCAATCATCTATGTTGTCAGAAAGCCCCAATATTCATGGAAACCAGTGGATTAGCTGGAAGATGTAGAATGCAAATGACAAGGCGTCCAGCAGAGGCCGTGCTATCACCTGGCCCCATGCGGTCTTCAATGTACCTTCTGATGATATCTTCCATGACTGTCTCTCCCATGACTTTTTATAGCTATctttgaaattatataattttctcaGCTTTCACTTGTGAGAGTTTTATCTTTAGATATTACTTTAGAAGTATATTATCCTATTTTACCATGCACTGCCTCATCTTCTTTGACATCTACTGATAGGCACACACATAAAGCCTAGAAATCCAGgccagaaaataaagaacagactGAAAATCT includes:
- the LOC113269484 gene encoding olfactory receptor 51G2-like, yielding MVFFNGSTYRPFLLSGFPGLEESHPVISILFCALYLIALMGNITILVVIRVERSLHAPMYLFLSMLAATDLGLCAATLPTLLKLFWFNVREIDFDACLIQMFFIHVFSLMESGILLTMAFDRYVAISNPLRYTTILTDSTIAKIGVGLPLRAVAVIFPGPFLIKRLRFCKANVLSHSYCLHPDIIKLSCSDHRINSIYGLIIILITFGVDSVLILLSYLKILITVLGIASREEQFKALNTCVSHICAVLLVYVPMLGVSIIHRFGKHVPPMVHIIMGYVYLLIPPVLNPVVYCVKTQEIRTRILGNLLKL